Proteins encoded in a region of the Sulfurimonas marina genome:
- the flgE gene encoding flagellar hook protein FlgE, whose protein sequence is MLKSLFSGVSGLQSHQVAMDVESNNIANVNTVGFKYSRANFSDLLAQTKAIATAPQGQLGGKNPVQVGLGSTVNSMTRIFAQGSVQNSDKNTDVAIQGDGFFIISPDGGNTYKYTRAGDFKFDAGGNFVDNNGFIAQGWLRDPVTGTVDSTAPIENINIPPGLTTPANATQEVVLKANLNSGPLVESFSPAYEVPSGAPVAPFTTALPAVDDNGFPIESGDVGVMFNEVGEAFSLQNGQGVWASFRESTVTSGAVTGGLAADSAESITFDLDDGSTKTVNFTFLAGNTAAQNAAIEASAINSISTVTGITASVNALDQVVLVNDNASGSASHNISVNAVSSGNTGLAAGDADQSAWRYTYNAAGPTTAAGADKEFNTIASLREALENQANAEPGAAGIEVSVNDQGKLELTNTNAASYNVNLKMTGVSGGGVTENVRFTRNMEAMNTVLQAGTAGKSFSQAFNAATHSSSIDVFDSLGSKHTLRMEFRKISLDAATGSEWAVTITVPEPATIDTVAPTFEKKGSIRFNNDGSLATYSPPNISFTANNGSAPDQQINLSFGTGNMFDGMTSFDSVSSTSGISQDGYTGGDLVGIRIDQSGTLIGSFSNGRSFGLAQIAMAKFTNNEGLSTEGGNVFIQTANSGDPIIGTAATAGRGFIQSAALEASNVDLSRALTQLIIVQRGFQANGKTITTSDQLLQTLIGLKN, encoded by the coding sequence ATGTTGAAATCACTTTTCTCTGGTGTATCAGGACTACAATCCCATCAAGTTGCGATGGACGTTGAGTCTAATAATATCGCCAATGTTAATACAGTCGGTTTTAAGTACTCTCGTGCAAACTTTTCTGACCTTTTAGCACAAACGAAAGCTATCGCAACAGCTCCGCAAGGGCAGCTCGGTGGTAAAAACCCTGTGCAGGTAGGACTTGGATCAACAGTAAATTCTATGACAAGAATTTTTGCTCAGGGTTCTGTACAAAACTCCGATAAAAATACCGATGTTGCTATTCAAGGTGACGGATTTTTTATTATCTCTCCGGATGGCGGGAATACTTACAAGTATACGCGTGCAGGGGACTTCAAATTTGATGCGGGTGGAAACTTTGTTGATAACAACGGTTTTATCGCTCAAGGTTGGCTGCGTGATCCGGTAACAGGAACAGTAGATTCAACTGCACCGATCGAAAATATCAACATCCCGCCTGGACTTACAACTCCGGCAAATGCAACACAAGAGGTTGTATTAAAAGCAAACCTTAACTCTGGTCCTTTAGTAGAGAGTTTCTCTCCTGCGTATGAAGTTCCAAGTGGTGCCCCTGTTGCTCCGTTTACAACAGCACTACCTGCAGTTGATGACAATGGTTTTCCGATTGAATCAGGTGATGTGGGTGTAATGTTCAATGAAGTTGGAGAGGCATTCTCACTTCAAAACGGACAAGGTGTTTGGGCCTCTTTTAGAGAATCAACTGTAACAAGTGGAGCAGTAACAGGTGGTTTAGCAGCTGATAGTGCGGAGAGTATTACATTTGATCTTGATGATGGAAGTACAAAAACTGTAAACTTCACGTTTTTAGCAGGTAACACTGCTGCACAAAATGCTGCTATTGAAGCATCTGCGATCAACTCTATCTCAACAGTAACTGGGATCACAGCATCTGTAAATGCGTTGGATCAAGTTGTATTGGTAAATGATAATGCTTCGGGTTCAGCTTCACACAATATTAGTGTAAATGCTGTAAGTAGTGGAAATACTGGTCTTGCTGCGGGTGATGCGGATCAGAGTGCTTGGAGATATACATACAATGCAGCAGGTCCAACTACTGCTGCTGGTGCAGATAAAGAGTTCAATACTATTGCATCACTTCGTGAAGCGTTAGAGAATCAGGCAAATGCAGAACCGGGTGCTGCTGGTATTGAAGTTAGTGTAAACGATCAAGGTAAATTAGAACTTACAAATACTAATGCCGCAAGTTACAATGTTAACTTGAAAATGACAGGAGTATCTGGAGGCGGTGTAACAGAAAATGTACGCTTTACAAGAAATATGGAAGCGATGAATACTGTACTTCAAGCAGGTACGGCAGGGAAATCATTTTCTCAAGCGTTTAACGCGGCAACACACTCAAGTTCTATCGATGTATTTGATTCTCTTGGTTCAAAACACACACTCAGAATGGAGTTTAGAAAAATAAGTCTTGATGCTGCAACAGGTAGTGAATGGGCAGTAACTATTACGGTTCCTGAACCGGCTACGATCGATACGGTAGCACCTACATTTGAGAAAAAAGGTTCTATCAGATTTAACAATGACGGATCACTGGCAACATATTCACCGCCAAATATCTCATTTACGGCGAACAACGGTTCAGCTCCGGATCAGCAGATTAACCTCTCTTTCGGTACTGGAAATATGTTTGACGGTATGACATCTTTTGACAGTGTTTCATCAACGTCTGGGATCTCTCAAGACGGTTATACGGGTGGTGACTTAGTTGGTATTAGAATCGATCAATCGGGTACGTTAATCGGTTCATTCTCAAATGGTCGTTCATTCGGTCTTGCACAAATTGCAATGGCGAAGTTTACAAATAACGAAGGTCTTTCAACTGAGGGTGGAAATGTATTTATCCAAACAGCCAACTCAGGGGATCCGATCATCGGTACTGCGGCAACTGCAGGGCGTGGATTTATCCAGTCTGCTGCGTTAGAGGCATCAAACGTTGACCTCTCTAGGGCATTGACACAGTTAATCATTGTACAACGTG
- the dnaG gene encoding DNA primase, producing MISQDSIEALKARLDVVDVVGNYVELKKAGANFKAPCPFHDEKTASFVVSPAKQIYHCFGCGAGGDSIKFVMEYEKLTYPEAIEKLASNYNFTLTYTDSKNNKPRSQLMEKLNEWYQNLLSHNQTAMSYLHERGIYESSIEKFGLGYAPKSHETINYLQSQQFNMREAIEFGVVGHDQERRQTFARFIERITFPIHSANGSIVGFGGRTITGHSAKYVNSPETKYFNKSRLLYAYNVAKQAIYKKAEIIITEGYLDVIMLHQAGFDNAVATLGTALTNEHLPLLRKGTPRVIMAYDGDKAGRAAALKASKLLSAAGFNGGVVVFEGGLDPADMVKEGRVNELSNIFHAPKPFIEFVLDELLSLYDLKDPKAKESCMAEGVSYLKTLSPILQEEYKTYLASRLGGLGVSPSLVKITNQTNSSQKELVQKNTHRDMWELSLIKTIIERPEFIESVLDVIEPSMLQFHSREFSLALENKTDAPELMAILVDEKIISLHTAEELNSELITFLTRYYDRELKKINTASNISFEQKAFYIRKYRGKIAQLKRGQLVRFEA from the coding sequence ATGATTTCCCAAGATTCCATAGAAGCCTTAAAGGCACGACTTGATGTTGTTGATGTTGTCGGTAACTATGTCGAATTGAAAAAAGCCGGGGCTAACTTTAAAGCGCCGTGCCCTTTCCACGATGAAAAAACAGCTTCGTTTGTAGTAAGCCCTGCAAAACAGATCTACCACTGTTTCGGGTGTGGAGCCGGTGGGGACAGTATTAAGTTTGTTATGGAGTATGAAAAGCTTACCTATCCCGAAGCGATAGAGAAATTAGCTTCAAACTATAACTTTACACTTACATATACAGATAGCAAAAACAACAAACCCCGCTCACAGTTGATGGAAAAACTCAACGAGTGGTACCAAAATCTTCTTTCACACAATCAGACTGCTATGAGCTATCTGCATGAGCGTGGAATTTATGAGAGCAGTATCGAGAAATTTGGTCTTGGATATGCTCCAAAATCTCACGAGACTATCAATTATCTACAGTCACAACAGTTTAATATGCGTGAAGCGATAGAGTTTGGAGTAGTGGGTCACGATCAAGAGCGTCGTCAAACCTTTGCACGTTTTATCGAGCGTATCACTTTCCCGATCCACTCGGCTAACGGAAGTATTGTAGGTTTTGGCGGACGTACGATCACGGGACACAGCGCAAAGTATGTGAACTCTCCTGAGACCAAGTACTTCAACAAATCCCGTCTTTTATACGCTTATAATGTTGCAAAGCAGGCGATCTATAAAAAAGCTGAGATCATTATTACAGAGGGATACCTAGATGTAATAATGCTGCATCAAGCAGGATTTGACAATGCCGTAGCTACTCTTGGAACGGCTTTGACAAATGAACACCTTCCTCTTTTACGTAAAGGTACACCTCGTGTTATTATGGCTTATGACGGTGATAAAGCTGGACGTGCAGCGGCACTCAAAGCGAGTAAACTTTTAAGTGCTGCAGGATTTAACGGCGGCGTTGTAGTTTTTGAAGGGGGGCTTGATCCGGCAGACATGGTAAAAGAGGGTCGTGTGAATGAACTCTCAAATATTTTCCACGCTCCAAAACCGTTTATTGAGTTTGTTTTGGATGAACTGCTCTCACTTTACGATCTTAAAGATCCAAAAGCGAAAGAGAGTTGTATGGCCGAGGGTGTTTCTTACTTAAAAACACTTTCACCTATTTTACAAGAGGAGTATAAAACATACCTGGCTTCCCGTCTAGGAGGACTTGGGGTATCCCCTTCGCTTGTAAAGATAACAAACCAAACAAATAGTTCCCAAAAAGAGTTAGTACAAAAAAATACCCATAGAGATATGTGGGAGCTTTCACTTATTAAAACCATTATAGAGAGACCTGAATTTATAGAGAGTGTTTTAGATGTGATCGAGCCTTCGATGTTGCAGTTTCATTCACGTGAATTCTCTTTGGCGTTAGAGAATAAAACAGATGCACCCGAATTGATGGCTATCTTGGTTGATGAGAAGATCATCTCTTTACACACTGCCGAGGAGCTTAACTCTGAGTTAATCACCTTTTTAACAAGATATTATGACAGGGAACTTAAAAAGATCAATACCGCTTCAAATATCTCTTTTGAGCAAAAAGCATTTTATATCCGAAAATACCGCGGGAAAATAGCACAACTTAAACGTGGACAACTGGTCAGGTTTGAAGCTTAA
- a CDS encoding flagellar hook-length control protein FliK, translating into MIALTLKSDPKTESSLPLASKEATASTLSFASFLDGLGEQKGDLKLAQNGALVLSLQENATDEKPKDTKTASSSILSLLQGEELETIKEDLKTLELNPQITKDKTVSELKVLIQEAKQYLKNKITSLEGFKKSEIASLPKTLKGLTQVAQKFGIDVSKITLEEVKQSVKTIETTEVSESIKTKAEPKLKEDPKVSTKPAVARDIKTTQKSVKNESDDAVDTIQVKEQAKEQVKTEQTAAKQTPLFKAQTKVMELSTQQIVAAKVTTEVEKPQKQKSENTLELLLRGQKAIQKDTSLTADFSVATAKVIAPTAKTDAQQNLESLLNGESASESHHTKTDSLNVNKADSFEVKLNEAKQMIKYLSQDVKQAIEDYKAPFTRVKVQLNPQKLGEVDLTVVQRGKNLHINLSSNNAAINTLAMNANDLKIQLNNTGIQNASLNFSNTSQGDQSGAGSNAHQQQQNRQNAQEEYGYFQVEETNEEIVSSLEIVVPHYA; encoded by the coding sequence ATGATAGCTTTAACACTCAAAAGTGATCCAAAAACAGAATCATCACTTCCTTTAGCTTCAAAAGAGGCAACAGCGTCTACTCTCTCTTTTGCCTCATTTTTAGATGGGTTAGGGGAGCAAAAAGGTGATCTGAAGTTAGCGCAAAACGGTGCGTTAGTTTTATCACTTCAAGAAAATGCAACTGATGAGAAGCCAAAAGATACAAAAACAGCTTCATCCTCAATACTCTCTTTACTGCAAGGTGAGGAACTTGAAACCATCAAAGAGGATCTCAAAACTTTAGAGTTAAATCCGCAGATAACTAAAGATAAAACAGTTTCTGAGCTTAAAGTGCTTATTCAAGAAGCGAAGCAATATCTGAAAAATAAGATTACTAGTTTAGAAGGGTTTAAAAAGAGTGAGATCGCATCTCTGCCAAAAACACTTAAAGGGCTTACTCAAGTAGCTCAGAAGTTTGGAATTGATGTTTCAAAAATAACACTTGAAGAGGTGAAACAGAGTGTTAAAACTATTGAAACTACTGAAGTTTCCGAGAGTATAAAAACAAAAGCAGAACCAAAACTAAAAGAAGATCCGAAAGTTTCGACAAAACCTGCTGTAGCTAGAGATATAAAAACTACACAAAAAAGTGTAAAAAATGAGAGTGATGACGCTGTTGATACTATACAAGTTAAAGAACAAGCGAAAGAACAGGTAAAAACTGAACAGACAGCCGCAAAACAAACACCGCTCTTTAAAGCACAAACAAAAGTTATGGAATTAAGTACACAACAGATTGTTGCCGCTAAAGTAACTACAGAGGTTGAGAAGCCGCAAAAACAGAAGAGTGAAAATACTTTAGAGCTTTTACTCCGTGGTCAAAAGGCTATACAAAAAGATACGTCACTCACTGCAGATTTTTCGGTTGCAACAGCAAAAGTGATAGCACCTACTGCTAAAACAGATGCTCAACAAAATTTAGAGAGTCTGCTTAACGGTGAAAGCGCATCAGAATCACATCATACAAAAACAGATTCGCTTAATGTGAATAAAGCGGATAGTTTTGAAGTAAAACTAAATGAAGCGAAACAGATGATCAAATATCTTTCACAAGACGTGAAACAGGCTATTGAAGATTATAAAGCTCCTTTTACAAGGGTAAAGGTACAGCTAAACCCTCAAAAACTGGGTGAAGTTGATCTTACGGTTGTTCAGCGTGGAAAAAATCTCCATATCAATCTAAGTTCAAATAATGCCGCAATAAATACCCTAGCTATGAATGCAAATGATCTCAAAATACAGTTAAACAATACTGGAATACAAAATGCTTCATTGAACTTTAGTAATACGTCGCAGGGTGATCAAAGTGGTGCAGGCTCTAATGCTCACCAGCAACAACAAAACCGTCAAAATGCACAAGAAGAGTACGGTTATTTTCAAGTTGAGGAAACAAATGAAGAGATTGTAAGCTCTCTCGAGATAGTTGTTCCTCACTATGCATAA
- a CDS encoding flagellar hook capping FlgD N-terminal domain-containing protein encodes MAINAYGENVATYGTVTDTTSTVEDKTALGKDDFMKLLLIQLQYQDPTEPMDTEKILTQTSQLAALEASDNTKTALENLTNSLGSSQQFSTIAAIGKRADLGSDAIAHDEGSTSTFELYFPEDAYTGTIEISDSEGNVVATMNLQDQTDANGDPVDTHTEGVWQFTWDGKDDQDNAVASGIYHVNASYQNEASQTNTTRVGAYPIESVRFDSGTTYVKLGSSYVPLDNVVEVY; translated from the coding sequence ATGGCAATTAATGCTTATGGAGAAAATGTAGCAACATACGGAACGGTTACAGATACAACTTCGACTGTAGAGGATAAAACGGCACTTGGTAAAGACGATTTTATGAAACTGCTTTTAATTCAGTTGCAGTATCAAGATCCGACTGAACCTATGGATACAGAAAAGATCTTAACGCAAACTTCGCAATTAGCAGCACTAGAAGCTTCAGACAATACAAAAACAGCTCTAGAAAACCTAACAAACTCTTTAGGAAGTTCACAGCAGTTTTCTACAATTGCAGCAATCGGAAAAAGAGCAGATCTTGGAAGTGATGCAATTGCACATGATGAGGGCTCAACATCAACTTTTGAGCTTTACTTTCCGGAAGATGCATATACGGGGACTATAGAGATCTCTGATTCAGAAGGAAATGTTGTTGCAACAATGAACCTTCAAGATCAAACAGATGCCAACGGTGATCCTGTTGACACACATACAGAGGGTGTATGGCAGTTTACTTGGGACGGAAAAGATGATCAAGACAATGCCGTGGCAAGTGGTATTTATCATGTAAATGCTTCGTATCAAAATGAAGCAAGCCAGACAAATACGACAAGAGTTGGAGCATATCCTATTGAATCTGTTCGTTTTGACAGTGGAACTACATATGTAAAACTTGGTTCAAGCTATGTGCCTCTTGATAATGTAGTGGAAGTTTACTAG
- a CDS encoding flagellar hook protein FlgE, translating into MMTQAFYTGISGLKNYSSGIDVVSNNIANISTVGYRAYNSEYASLFEESLQSASAGISASSVGNGVRMQATAMSTEQGTLALSERSTDLAILGEGWFGVRGDGDVVYTRDGSFNIDANADLVTNDGLHVLGTMGGNFDENNVLTEVLTEVKLGDENTVEKLRFPRTLTYPPEPTTEAKFFANVGAGYETITVSANVVDAQNNRNLLRLEMTKKEIQTPPGTQYDITATIRSADGTIEYASEAGDLFFDDTGAFASSTITTIDNNGTPVAINLGSGYDGLFSVDVPEVAPGSSLADGTIGGDLQGYSISQEGDVFATFTNGKQSSVGKLAVFHFANEQGLNRISGTRFEESANSGQAFFYKDANGDNFIGTNIQNYRLESSNYDMAAGLTELIILQRAYDANSKSVTTADQMMQKALQMDA; encoded by the coding sequence ATGATGACGCAAGCATTTTATACAGGTATCTCCGGTCTTAAAAACTACTCTTCAGGAATAGATGTAGTTTCTAACAATATCGCAAATATCTCTACTGTGGGTTACCGTGCATACAATTCAGAGTATGCTTCACTTTTTGAAGAATCACTGCAAAGTGCATCGGCAGGTATTTCAGCATCATCTGTTGGAAACGGTGTAAGAATGCAGGCGACTGCAATGTCAACAGAACAGGGGACTTTAGCGCTTTCAGAACGTAGTACCGATTTGGCAATACTGGGTGAAGGTTGGTTCGGTGTTCGAGGGGATGGCGATGTTGTATATACAAGAGACGGAAGTTTCAATATAGATGCAAATGCCGATCTCGTTACAAATGACGGTCTTCATGTTCTTGGAACAATGGGCGGTAATTTTGATGAAAACAATGTTTTGACAGAGGTACTTACAGAAGTAAAACTCGGTGATGAAAATACAGTAGAAAAACTTCGTTTTCCAAGAACACTTACGTATCCGCCGGAACCGACAACTGAGGCAAAGTTTTTTGCAAATGTGGGTGCGGGATATGAAACGATCACTGTAAGTGCCAATGTTGTTGATGCACAAAACAATAGAAATCTATTACGTTTAGAGATGACAAAAAAAGAGATACAAACTCCTCCAGGGACTCAGTATGACATAACAGCAACAATTAGAAGTGCTGACGGTACGATAGAGTATGCTTCAGAAGCAGGAGACCTGTTCTTTGATGATACGGGTGCCTTTGCATCAAGTACGATTACAACTATAGACAATAACGGTACACCGGTTGCGATCAATTTAGGGAGCGGATATGACGGACTTTTCTCTGTAGATGTTCCTGAAGTAGCACCTGGATCAAGCTTGGCAGACGGAACTATAGGTGGAGATCTGCAAGGGTATTCAATCTCTCAAGAGGGTGATGTTTTTGCTACTTTTACTAATGGTAAACAAAGTAGTGTAGGTAAACTGGCTGTTTTTCATTTTGCAAATGAACAAGGACTTAATAGAATCAGTGGAACGAGATTTGAAGAGAGTGCAAACAGTGGTCAAGCATTTTTTTATAAAGATGCAAACGGGGATAACTTTATAGGTACAAATATTCAAAACTATCGTTTAGAGAGTTCTAACTACGATATGGCTGCCGGTTTAACGGAGCTAATAATTCTGCAACGTGCGTATGATGCAAACTCAAAATCTGTAACAACGGCTGATCAAATGATGCAAAAAGCCCTGCAGATGGATGCTTAG
- a CDS encoding argininosuccinate synthase domain-containing protein yields MKAIALFSGGLDSTLAMKLIIDQGIDVLAINIATGFGSTKDRREHMENMCRQVGAEFKIVDIQDEYLQDVLFDPKYGYGKHFNPCIDCHAKMFEVAKRIMKDEGASFLISGEVLGQRPMSQNKDALQTVLNESNCDGLLLRPMSAKRLAPTIPETEGWVDREKLEDIMGRSRDRQMELAKEIGLTDFESPGGGCLLTDENFGKKMWDFIKYDKFEKQDIPVMKHGRHFRLENGAKLVIGRDKDENAFLQEIENDKFYHIRTVGIPGPHALLSKNATPEDKELATRGILTYCKAKAGENYTLSFDGEEVTATPLESREIMKPFSIM; encoded by the coding sequence ATGAAAGCTATAGCTTTATTTAGTGGTGGATTAGACTCTACTTTGGCGATGAAACTTATTATCGATCAAGGTATAGATGTACTTGCGATCAATATCGCAACAGGTTTTGGTAGTACAAAAGACAGACGTGAACATATGGAAAATATGTGTCGTCAAGTTGGTGCAGAATTTAAGATCGTAGATATTCAAGACGAGTATCTTCAAGATGTACTGTTTGATCCGAAATACGGTTATGGAAAACATTTCAATCCTTGTATAGATTGTCACGCAAAAATGTTTGAAGTGGCAAAAAGAATTATGAAAGATGAGGGTGCATCGTTTTTAATCAGCGGTGAGGTTTTAGGACAACGCCCGATGTCTCAAAACAAAGATGCTCTGCAAACTGTTTTAAACGAGTCTAACTGTGACGGTTTATTGCTTCGTCCAATGTCAGCAAAACGTTTAGCACCTACGATCCCAGAGACTGAAGGGTGGGTTGATCGTGAAAAACTTGAAGATATCATGGGAAGAAGCCGTGATCGTCAAATGGAGTTAGCTAAAGAGATCGGACTTACTGATTTTGAATCTCCGGGCGGCGGATGTCTTTTAACGGATGAAAACTTCGGGAAAAAGATGTGGGACTTCATCAAATACGATAAATTCGAGAAGCAAGATATCCCTGTTATGAAACACGGACGCCATTTCAGACTTGAAAACGGTGCAAAACTTGTAATTGGTCGTGATAAAGATGAAAATGCATTCTTGCAAGAGATCGAAAATGATAAATTTTACCACATCAGAACTGTTGGGATTCCCGGACCTCATGCACTTCTTAGTAAAAATGCAACACCAGAAGATAAAGAGCTTGCAACTCGCGGAATTTTAACGTATTGTAAAGCAAAAGCGGGGGAAAACTATACACTCTCTTTTGATGGCGAAGAGGTAACAGCGACGCCTTTAGAGTCACGAGAAATAATGAAACCTTTTTCTATAATGTAA